A region of Paenibacillus sp. JNUCC-31 DNA encodes the following proteins:
- a CDS encoding spore germination protein, with translation MNPKSDQLTTVQAAVFIINYMLGAGILTLPRTTVTAVKTPDVWISIILSGLLAMLMGIILVNLCRRFPGKTVFQFTEEITGKWIAYILGAAIILYFLVISAFEIRVMAEVTRLYLLEGTPVWAIVMVFMWIGFYLVSGGINSMARLYEIILPITLILFVLAIFLSSSLFEINNLRPVLGEGIMPVFKGLKSSVLAYTGYEVMFVVMAFMKNPEKGKKAMVWGILIPMVIYLITLVMVIGSLSIEGMRTRTWPTLDLMRSFEIEGLFFERFESLLLVIWIMQIFSTSTITHYAASLGCSQLFKKKMLPFLIILLPISYITAMLPQNVDETFKLGDALGNASIYLFGVLPLLLLLLSMFRKKGGKYN, from the coding sequence ATGAATCCTAAAAGTGACCAGCTGACGACAGTTCAAGCCGCAGTTTTTATCATCAATTACATGCTCGGTGCAGGAATACTTACACTTCCCCGAACTACGGTAACGGCGGTCAAAACGCCTGATGTGTGGATTTCAATTATATTGTCCGGTCTGTTGGCTATGCTGATGGGTATAATCCTGGTGAACCTGTGCCGAAGATTCCCAGGGAAGACTGTCTTTCAATTCACTGAGGAAATCACAGGGAAGTGGATTGCTTATATATTGGGAGCTGCGATCATCCTGTATTTCCTTGTCATCTCTGCCTTTGAAATCAGAGTGATGGCTGAAGTCACCCGATTATATTTATTGGAGGGAACCCCGGTGTGGGCGATTGTCATGGTGTTTATGTGGATCGGCTTTTATTTGGTCTCAGGAGGGATCAACTCCATGGCGCGTTTGTATGAGATCATTTTACCCATTACGCTTATTCTTTTTGTACTGGCCATTTTTCTGAGCAGCAGTCTGTTTGAGATCAATAATTTGAGACCTGTGCTGGGAGAGGGGATCATGCCGGTGTTTAAAGGGCTGAAATCTTCGGTACTTGCCTATACGGGTTATGAAGTCATGTTTGTGGTGATGGCATTTATGAAAAATCCAGAGAAGGGCAAGAAAGCCATGGTCTGGGGAATCCTTATCCCTATGGTGATCTACCTTATCACATTGGTTATGGTTATTGGCAGTTTATCTATTGAAGGCATGAGAACAAGGACGTGGCCAACCCTTGATTTGATGCGCAGCTTTGAGATTGAGGGATTGTTCTTTGAACGGTTCGAATCCCTGTTGCTGGTTATTTGGATTATGCAAATTTTCTCTACGTCTACCATCACGCATTATGCCGCTTCTCTTGGATGTTCGCAATTGTTCAAGAAAAAAATGCTGCCTTTTCTGATCATTCTGCTCCCGATCAGTTATATCACTGCTATGCTTCCGCAGAACGTGGACGAAACGTTCAAACTCGGAGATGCTTTGGGGAATGCATCCATTTATTTGTTTGGTGTTTTGCCACTATTGCTTTTGTTGCTGAGCATGTTCCGAAAGAAAGGAGGCAAGTACAATTGA
- a CDS encoding Ger(x)C family spore germination protein, protein MNRIRKKLTLLSTALLVFTSGCWSSKEIEDLSVYVGLGLDVAEESKFEQDINKQGGHYPKNNVFTSTVQIVPRVGGKQENQSSSSGSSGGQTFLNEQLTGDSLFQIFRQFALRRDRPLIGHHLKVIVVSQELSKKYSMEQLLDFVLRDNDIRPSSLVLVSKGRALDALSSKEPGEIPAFYLRGLVNNAYRTNKILPPVSLAKLDGKMQSGSSFLLQNVLTADGEHKFSGAGVYKGKTKKWIGSLNQVDLQGLSWITGEAKGGALKSYAPKKKHTIVYEIKSTKSKIVPKVHGDDISFHVKVESEGQLMEDWSAPEIPSTEKYIKECEVQFADTAKEQIQQVMNKMQHTYRVEVAGFGEQLRIKYPRVWKKVKKNWDETFSEIPVTYDVKMKITDYGSSTD, encoded by the coding sequence TTGAACAGGATCAGAAAGAAATTAACCCTTTTGTCAACGGCCCTGCTGGTTTTTACCTCAGGTTGCTGGAGCAGCAAAGAGATCGAAGATTTAAGTGTTTATGTGGGTCTGGGACTGGACGTCGCTGAGGAATCGAAATTTGAACAGGACATTAATAAACAAGGAGGTCATTATCCCAAAAACAATGTATTTACATCTACCGTACAGATTGTCCCACGTGTTGGGGGAAAACAGGAAAATCAAAGCAGTTCCAGTGGTTCTTCCGGCGGACAAACCTTTTTGAATGAACAGTTGACCGGAGATTCCCTGTTTCAGATCTTTCGTCAGTTTGCTCTAAGAAGAGACCGTCCGCTCATTGGTCATCATTTAAAGGTTATTGTCGTTTCCCAAGAGTTGTCGAAGAAATATAGCATGGAGCAGCTGCTTGATTTTGTTTTGCGCGACAATGATATCCGACCCAGTTCCCTTGTTCTGGTGAGCAAAGGACGTGCTTTGGATGCTCTTAGTTCCAAGGAGCCGGGAGAAATCCCAGCCTTTTATCTGAGAGGGTTGGTGAATAATGCGTATCGTACCAATAAAATTCTTCCGCCTGTATCCCTCGCGAAACTTGATGGCAAAATGCAGTCAGGGTCAAGCTTTTTGCTGCAAAATGTCCTTACTGCTGATGGGGAGCATAAATTTTCAGGTGCAGGCGTCTATAAAGGGAAAACGAAAAAGTGGATCGGCTCCTTAAATCAGGTGGACCTTCAAGGATTGTCCTGGATCACTGGGGAGGCTAAGGGAGGGGCCTTAAAATCGTATGCACCGAAAAAGAAACATACGATAGTCTATGAAATCAAGTCTACGAAGAGCAAAATTGTGCCCAAAGTCCACGGAGATGACATTTCTTTTCATGTAAAGGTTGAATCAGAAGGTCAGCTCATGGAAGATTGGAGTGCTCCGGAAATTCCTTCTACGGAAAAGTACATTAAGGAATGTGAGGTTCAGTTCGCTGATACAGCCAAAGAACAAATACAGCAGGTCATGAACAAAATGCAGCACACCTATCGGGTGGAAGTGGCCGGATTTGGAGAGCAGTTGCGGATCAAATATCCGAGGGTATGGAAAAAGGTCAAAAAAAATTGGGATGAAACCTTTAGTGAGATTCCTGTGACCTATGATGTGAAAATGAAAATCACAGATTATGGATCATCGACGGATTAA